The Colletotrichum higginsianum IMI 349063 chromosome 2, whole genome shotgun sequence genome has a segment encoding these proteins:
- a CDS encoding Hsp98-like protein, with amino-acid sequence MNSRMEFTDRGEKAVQDAMALAEQYAHSQLLPVHLAVSLLDPPADLSKDQQNGPPQTSSMFRQVIERAHGDPQAFDRALKKTLVRLPSQDPPPDQVSVAPTFHAVLRKAQELQKTQKDSFIAVDHLIQALAEDHTIQTCLKESNVPKAKLVHDAVAQIRGTKRVDSKNADTEEEHENLAKFTIDMTALARDKNMDPVIGREEEIRRVVRILSRRTKNNPVLIGEPGVGKTTVVEGLAQRIVNRDVPDNLKACKLLSLDVGALVAGSKYRGEFEERMKGVLKEIEDSKEMIVLFVDEIHLLMGAGSSGEGGMDAANLLKPMLARGQLHCIGATTLAEYRKYVEKDAAFERRFQQVLVKEPTIGETISILRGLKERYDRHHRVTILDNALVAAANLAGRYLTSRRLPDSAIDLVDEAAAAVRVARESQPEIIDSLERKLRQIMIEIAALEKEKDEASQTRLVQARKDAKNVEEELEPLRQKYLSEIKRGEEIHLAKTKLDELEKRLEDAANSGNHAKAADLQYGAIPEQRAVIKDLEAKKAAADAALNATGQDHNAMVTDVVTADHINEIVSRWTGIPVTRLKTSEKEKLVHMEKVLGKIVVGQKEAVQAVSNAIRLQRSGLSNPNQPPSFLFCGPSGTGKTLLTKALAEFLFDDPKAMIRFDMSEYQERHALSRMIGAPPGYVGHDAGGQLTEALRRKPFSILLFDEVEKAAKEVLTVLLQLMDDGRITDGQGRIVDAKNCIVVMTSNLGAEYLTKSTSREGKVDPTTRELVMNALRGWFLPEFLNRINSTVIFNRLTRREIRKIVDIRLMEIQKRLEDNNRKVFIDVSDEAKDYLGNAGYSPAYGARPLSRLIEKEVLNKLAILILRGNIRDGETARVELINGRLVVLPNHQDSELNTDDDDMDEDDAVDELVADEMDEDIYD; translated from the coding sequence ATGAATTCACGAATGGAATTCACCGACAGAGGCGAGAAGGCTGTGCAGGATGCCatggccctcgccgagcagTACGCTCACTCCCAGCTACTTCCTGTACACCTCGCGGTCTCGCTTCTCGACCCCCCCGCAGATCTCTCCAAGGATCAACAAAACGGCCCGCCGCAGACGTCCTCGATGTTTCGGCAAGTCATTGAACGCGCCCACGGCGATCCCCAAGCCTTCGACAGAGCACTGAAGAAGACGCTCGTCCGTCTGCCGAGCCAAGACCCGCCTCCAGACCAGGTCTCCGTGGCACCCACCTTCCACGCCGTCCTCCGCAAGGCCCAGGAGCTGCAGAAGACGCAAAAGGACAGCTTCATCGCCGTAGATCACCTCATCCAagccctcgccgaggaccaCACAATACAGACCTGCCTCAAGGAGTCCAACGTGCCCAAGGCCAAGCTGGTGCACGACGCCGTTGCCCAGATTCGCGGCACAAAGCGCGTGGACAGCAAGAATGCCGATACCGAGGAGGAACACGAGAACCTTGCCAAGTTCACCATCGACATGACGGCCTTGGCCCGCGACAAGAACATGGACCCGGTCATCGGacgcgaggaggagatccGCCGAGTCGTACGGATTTTGTCCCGCCGGACGAAGAACAACCCCGTCCTCATCGGTGAGCCCGGTGTCGGTAAGACTACCGTCGTTGAGGGTCTCGCCCAGCGCATCGTCAACCGCGATGTACCTGATAACTTGAAGGCGTGCAAGCTGCTTtcgctcgacgtcggcgccttGGTGGCCGGAAGCAAGTACCGCGGAGAGTTTGAGGAGAGGATGAAGGGTGTCCTGAAGGAGATTGAGGATTCCAAGGAGATGATTgtcctcttcgtcgacgagatccaCTTGCTGATGGGCGCGGGCTCATCCGGCGAGGGTGGCATGGATGCTGCGAACTTGCTGAAGCCCATGCTTGCTCGTGGTCAGCTGCACTGCATCGGTGCTACAACTCTCGCCGAGTACCGCAAGTATGTCGAGAAGGACGCTGCTTTCGAGCGTCGATTCCAGCAGGTTCTTGTCAAGGAACCCACCATTGGCGAGACCATTTCCATCCTCCGTGGTCTCAAGGAGCGCTACGACAGACATCACCGCGTTACAATTCTCGACAACGCACTGGTGGCAGCCGCTAACCTTGCCGGCCGCTACCTCACTTCCAGGAGACTTCCCGACTCGGCCATCGACCTGGTCGAtgaggctgccgccgctgtcaGAGTCGCGAGAGAGTCTCAGCCCGAAATCATCGATTCTCTCGAGCGCAAGCTGCGTCAGATCATGATCGAGATTGCCGCTttggaaaaggagaaggacgaaGCCTCTCAGACCCGCCTAGTGCAGGCGAGAAAGGATGCCAAGAATGTCGAGGAGGAACTGGAACCTCTTCGTCAGAAGTACCTCAGCGAGATCAAGAGAGGCGAGGAGATTCACTTGGCTAAGACGaagctcgacgagctcgagaagcgTCTTGAAGATGCAGCCAACTCCGGAAACCACGCCAAGGCTGCCGACCTCCAGTACGGCGCCATTCCCGAGCAGCGCGCCGTCATCAAGGAtctcgaggccaagaaggccgccgccgacgctgctCTCAACGCGACCGGTCAGGACCACAACGCCATGGTCACTGACGTTGTCACCGCCGACCACATCAACGAGATTGTCTCCCGCTGGACTGGCATCCCCGTCACTCGTCTCAAGACAAGCGAAAAGGAGAAACTCGTTCACATGGAAAAGGTCCTCGGCAAGATTGTCGTCGGCCAGAAGGAAGCTGTCCAGGCCGTCTCCAACGCCATCCGCCTGCAACGGTCTGGTCTCAGCAACCCCAATCAGCCACCAAGCTTCCTGTTTTGCGGTCCCTCTGGTACCGGTAAGACTCTCCTGACCAAGGCCCTTGCCGAATTCCTCTTCGACGACCCTAAGGCCATGATCCGCTTCGACATGTCCGAGTACCAAGAGCGTCACGCCCTTAGTAGGATGATTGGTGCTCCCCCGGGTTATGTTGGCCACGATGCCGGTGGCCAGCTGACCGAAGCTCTCCGCCGCAAGCCTTTCTCCATCCTCCTTTTCGACGAGGTAGAGAAGGCTGCCAAGGAGGTCCTGAccgtccttcttcagctcaTGGATGATGGCCGCATCACTGACGGTCAAGGCCGCATCGTTGACGCGAAGAACTGCATCGTTGTCATGACCTCCAACTTGGGTGCCGAGTACCTCACCAAGTCCACCAGTCGCGAGGGCAAGGTCGACCCGACGACTCGCGAGCTAGTCATGAACGCCCTCCGTGGCTGGTTCCTGCCCGAGTTCCTCAACCGCATCAACTCCACAGTCATTTTCAACCGCCTCACACGCCGCGAGATTCGCAAGATTGTTGACATCCGGTTGATGGAAATCCAGAAGCGACTGGAGGACAACAACCGCAAGGTCTTCATCGACGTGTCGGACGAGGCCAAAGACTACCTCGGCAACGCCGGCTACTCGCCCGCCTACGGTGCCCGCCCGTTGTCCCGCCTGATCGAGAAGGAGGTCCTCAACAAGCTGGCCATCCTGATTCTGCGGGGTAACATCCGTGATGGCGAAACCGCTCGTGTTGAACTTATCAACGGCAGACTTGTTGTCCTGCCCAACCATCAGGACAGCGAGCTCaacacggacgacgacgacatggacgaggacgatgctGTTGATGAGCTTGTCGCCGAtgagatggacgaggacaTTTACGACTAA